In Candidatus Sysuiplasma jiujiangense, the following are encoded in one genomic region:
- a CDS encoding DNA-3-methyladenine glycosylase 2, whose protein sequence is MKSLSRTENSDSAEQHGSGKHISVNVLEPFNLKLTVECGQAFRWNRTGSYYYCVQGRRILKIRQRANELMVSMSPDTGYFGVLGAIGELFRFDDNIKTIMEEISRDDNIEAALRKYAGLRLMRQDPWECLASYICSINSNIPKIRGDVERLSSRYGDEVHYEGRTFWTFPTIDALANARESELRSMKLGFRSRYLADAAKKVRDEGIDLSSLRRMDYDRAFEILNEFNGVGPKVADCVLLFSMDKLEAFPVDRWVKRGVELLYFDGRTVPIRKVREWAMEHFGRFAGYAQEYLFYGSRLRKILADDRVSASESPPP, encoded by the coding sequence ATGAAGTCCCTCTCTCGAACAGAAAACTCCGACTCTGCCGAGCAGCATGGAAGCGGAAAACACATCTCTGTAAATGTTTTGGAACCGTTCAATCTAAAGCTGACGGTTGAGTGCGGGCAGGCCTTCAGATGGAACAGAACGGGTTCCTACTACTACTGCGTTCAGGGGCGCAGAATACTGAAGATAAGACAGAGAGCGAACGAACTGATGGTTTCAATGAGCCCCGATACAGGATATTTCGGCGTGCTTGGTGCGATCGGAGAATTATTCAGATTTGACGACAACATCAAAACAATAATGGAAGAGATTTCCAGGGATGACAATATAGAAGCGGCACTGAGGAAATACGCGGGATTGCGTCTTATGAGGCAGGACCCGTGGGAATGCCTCGCATCCTACATTTGCTCAATAAATTCCAACATACCGAAAATAAGAGGAGACGTTGAAAGGCTCTCTTCTCGTTACGGCGATGAAGTGCATTATGAAGGCAGAACTTTCTGGACATTTCCCACAATAGATGCACTGGCCAATGCGCGGGAATCTGAATTACGGTCGATGAAACTGGGCTTCAGATCGAGGTATCTGGCAGATGCTGCGAAAAAGGTAAGGGATGAGGGGATAGACCTCAGCTCGCTCAGAAGGATGGATTACGACAGGGCATTTGAAATACTGAACGAATTCAACGGTGTCGGACCCAAGGTTGCAGATTGTGTCCTGCTTTTCTCGATGGACAAGCTTGAAGCCTTCCCTGTTGACCGCTGGGTAAAGAGAGGCGTGGAACTGCTCTATTTTGACGGCAGAACTGTGCCTATTCGGAAAGTGAGGGAATGGGCAATGGAACATTTCGGAAGATTTGCGGGATACGCTCAGGAATATCTGTTTTACGGTTCAAGACTCAGGAAGATTTTAGCCGACGATCGCGTTTCAGCTTCCGAATCTCCTCCGCCTTAG
- a CDS encoding thiolase domain-containing protein, whose translation MRKVFVVGSSMSKFGRMNETGRESLATVSLNAINDAGIEPTEIDSTFYSNAFGITEGQLHVGPLINSALGIPEVPSVTVESACSSSSAALHEAYVHVASGQDEVCLVAGGEKLSHLDTLSATTYFAMGSDFSFEASSGVTFPGLYASMAIAHMKKYGTTQNMLGAVAIKNHENAAKNPLAHFHKRITMENYLESPVVAYPFHLYDCCPFSDGSAAVVIASEEKARKLTQELVEIMSSERAGSAATLQDRNDITHLEGASKAAERAFSRAHLQPADVDVAEVHDCFTIAEIIATEDIGFFRKGCGGKAAEEGETAIGGRIAVNPSGGLKAKGHPVSATGVAQIHEIYEQLTGKAGQRQVKGAEIGLAHNVGATGGSCSIHILGRRR comes from the coding sequence ATGAGGAAGGTGTTTGTCGTAGGAAGCTCAATGTCAAAATTCGGAAGGATGAATGAAACAGGAAGGGAATCGCTAGCAACTGTCTCACTTAATGCAATAAATGACGCCGGAATAGAACCTACTGAAATCGATTCGACATTTTATTCCAATGCATTCGGCATCACCGAAGGGCAGCTGCATGTGGGGCCGCTGATCAATTCGGCCCTGGGCATTCCCGAAGTGCCTTCAGTGACTGTGGAAAGCGCCTGCTCGAGCTCCTCTGCAGCGCTACATGAGGCTTATGTGCACGTGGCAAGCGGTCAGGATGAAGTCTGTCTCGTTGCCGGAGGGGAAAAGCTGAGCCACCTTGACACTCTTTCAGCCACAACATATTTTGCAATGGGTTCCGATTTTTCATTTGAAGCCAGCAGCGGTGTTACTTTCCCGGGTCTGTATGCCAGTATGGCCATTGCACATATGAAAAAATACGGCACAACACAGAATATGCTCGGTGCAGTTGCCATCAAGAATCATGAAAACGCTGCCAAAAATCCGCTAGCCCATTTCCACAAGAGGATAACAATGGAGAATTATCTCGAGTCTCCGGTTGTCGCATACCCCTTCCATCTTTACGACTGTTGCCCGTTTTCCGACGGATCAGCCGCAGTTGTGATTGCTTCGGAGGAAAAGGCGAGGAAACTCACGCAGGAACTCGTGGAAATCATGTCCAGCGAAAGGGCTGGAAGTGCCGCCACTTTGCAGGACAGGAATGACATCACCCATCTGGAAGGAGCGTCCAAAGCTGCAGAAAGGGCTTTTTCCAGGGCACATCTGCAACCAGCGGATGTTGATGTTGCTGAAGTCCACGATTGTTTCACGATAGCAGAAATTATTGCTACAGAGGATATCGGCTTCTTCAGGAAGGGCTGTGGAGGGAAGGCAGCAGAGGAGGGGGAAACGGCCATAGGAGGAAGAATAGCCGTTAATCCCTCCGGAGGGCTGAAGGCCAAAGGACATCCTGTCAGCGCAACAGGCGTTGCGCAGATACATGAGATTTACGAGCAGCTCACCGGGAAGGCCGGCCAGAGGCAGGTTAAAGGCGCAGAGATAGGACTTGCACACAATGTGGGGGCAACGGGCGGTTCCTGTTCCATACACATACTGGGAAGAAGAAGGTGA
- a CDS encoding OB-fold domain-containing protein: MQSISDFEQNIRAGRLVGYVCGQCGHRGLTFTLLCPRCHSEKLSPFTFKGSGTVRTYTLLSVPSEKFVEDAPYAYVVVDLDEGGSTSGWMAEVHSPAEIAVGDRVVFARDGKKGIAFQKESH, from the coding sequence GTGCAGTCTATTTCTGATTTTGAGCAAAATATCAGAGCAGGAAGACTTGTTGGTTACGTTTGCGGGCAGTGCGGCCACAGAGGTCTGACCTTCACTCTTCTGTGCCCCCGATGCCATTCTGAAAAACTATCGCCTTTCACATTCAAGGGGAGCGGCACAGTACGGACATACACATTGCTCAGCGTGCCATCTGAAAAATTCGTGGAGGATGCACCGTATGCATATGTGGTTGTTGACCTTGATGAAGGTGGCAGCACATCCGGCTGGATGGCGGAGGTGCATTCACCTGCTGAAATAGCTGTGGGAGACAGAGTTGTTTTTGCACGAGATGGGAAAAAGGGGATCGCGTTCCAGAAAGAGAGCCATTAG